In Pygocentrus nattereri isolate fPygNat1 chromosome 30, fPygNat1.pri, whole genome shotgun sequence, the following proteins share a genomic window:
- the LOC108430004 gene encoding ly6/PLAUR domain-containing protein 6 yields MVVWLSLSWLLLVTLIWLRVVLSRDFTLKDIINLHPSATPYPGGFKCFTCEDAEDNYSCNRWAPDQYCPKDTRFCYTRHQMNSGGESMSVTKRCAARDECASTGCVEQGGYMVCISCCEGNICNLPVPWNLTMAVFSTKSLLNQESRVHPSCATSFSIFIIIFTLNLP; encoded by the exons ATGGTGGTCTGGCTCAGCCTCAGTTGGCTTCTTCTAGTGACGCTTATTTGGCTGAGGGTGGTTCTGTCCCGGGACTTCACTCTAAAGGACATCATTAACCTCCATCCATCAG CTACCCCGTACCCTGGAGGTTTTAAGTGCTTCACCTGTGAGGATGCTGAGGATAACTATTCCTGCAACCGCTGGGCTCCTGACCAATACTGCCCTAAAG ACACCAGATTCTGCTACACACGTCACCAGATGAACAGCGGAGGGGAGAGTATGTCCGTGACGAAGCGCTGCGCCGCTCGGGATGAGTGTGCGTCCACTGGCTGTGTGGAGCAAGGAGGCTACATG GTGTGCATTTCCTGCTGTGAAGGGAACATCTGTAACCTGCCGGTACCGTGGAACCTTACGATGGCTGTATTTTCTACAAAATCCCTGTTAAACCAAGAGAGCAGAGTGCATCCTAGTTGTGCCACGTCTTTCagcatcttcatcatcatcttcacgCTTAACCTTCCTTAA